TGATGTGGTATTTATGAGCTTTGAAGATATAAAGAAAAAGGGCATACCGGAAGATATAGGTGTAATTATAAATGCTGGTGATGCTGGCACAGCATGGTCAGGAGATAAGTATTGGGTAGATGATGAAGTAACAGGTAAGCTAAGAGAATGGGTACATAATGGAGGCGGATTCATTGGTATAGGTGAACCAACTGCATATCAGCATCAAGGTAAGTACTTCCAGCTCTCAGATATACTAGGTGTGGATAGAGAAATGGGCTATACATTAAGTTACACTAGACATGATAAGGCTCAAGAGGAGACCCACTTTATATTACAAGATCAAAAGTCAGAAATAGATTTTGGCGAAGGAATGAAGTATGTATATAGGGTTAGCGATAGCACACAGATTCTTTCAATGGATAATGGAGATATAAATCTTGCTGTGAACGAATTTGGCAAGGGTAGAGCAGTGTATATTTCAGGACTTCCTTATACACCAGAAAACGTAAGAATTTTATTAAGAGCTTTATATTGGGCAGCAGCTAAAGAGGAGGAAATGTTCACTTGGTATACTTCAAACAGCAATACTGAGTGTGCAGCATACCTGCAAACAGGCAATGTGGCAATTATAAATAATTCAGATAAAGTACAGGAAACAGAAGTTTACAGTGATAAAAATAGTGCTGTTAAGCTTTCATTAAAACCTTATGAAATAAAATGGATTTGTATGGAGCTATAAGGAGCGATATTTCAATGATTCATGATAAAATTAAAGGTTTTTTTTATGGTGCTGATTATAATCCGGATCAATGGGATGAAGAAGTTTGGAGAGAAGACATAAGACAGATGAAGGTTCATGGAGTAAATGTTGTAACTCTCCCTGTATTTTCATGGGCTAAATTGCAGCCAAGTGAAGAGGAATTTGATTTTTCATGGTTAGATAAAATAGTAAATCTTCTATATGAAAATGGTATTTTCATAAACATGGCTACACCAACTGCAGCGCAGCCAGCTTGGATGAGTAAAAAATATCCGGATATTACAAGAACGGATATTTATGGTCGCAAACGTAAACATGGTGGAAGGGTGAATTTTTGTCCGAATAGTCCCAACTATAAGAGATTGTCAAGTACTATAGCTGGAAAAATGGCTGAACATTATAAAAATAACCCAGCAATTGTGTTATGGCATGTTAACAATGAATATGGTGCCTATTGTTACTGTGAAAATTGTAGACAAGCTTTTATACAATGGTTAAAAAATAAATATACAACTTTAGAAAATTTAAATAGATGTTGGTATACAAGCTTTTGGGGTCATACAATATATGACTTTGATGAAATTGAGGTACCATTTGCTTTAACAGAGATATTACCAGGTGCTTTAGCAGGAAGAGATGGAACTTATTTTCAGCCCATGGCTATAGATTACAAAAGGTTCATGTCAAATAGTATGTTAGAATGCTTTGATGGAGAAGTGCAGGAAATAAGAAAATATCATAAAGAAACATCTATTACTACTAATATATGGAGTATAAGCCATGAGTTAGACTTATTTAGGTGGGGAGAACAATGTGATGTTGCTTCTTGGGATAGTTATCCGTCAAATAAAGATCATCCAAGTGTAATTGCTTTTAGACATGATGTGATAAGAGGAATAAAAAAAGGAAAACCCTTTTTATTAATGGAGCAAACACCTAGTCAGCAAAATTGGCAAGCCTATAATGCTCAAAAAAGACCAGGAGTAATGAGGCTGTTAAGCTATCAATGTATAGCCCACGGTGCCGATGGAATAATGTTTTTTCAATGGAGGCAATCTCTAGGAGCCTGTGAAAAATTTCATGCTGCTATGGTGCCTCATGTTGGACATGAGAATACACGGATTGGAAAAGAACTAAGCAAATTAGGCAATGAATTACAATACCTTCAGGATAAAATAATTGATGCTAGAACTGAATCAAAGGTAGCAATAATTATGGATTGGGCTAATTGGTGGGGAGTTGAATATTCAAGTGGACCTAGTGTAGATTTAACATATATTGATAGAATAATGAAATATTATAAAGCCTTATATGATTTAAATATACCGTTAGACATAGTTGAACCTACCTCAGATTTATCAAAATATGAAATAGTAATAGCTCCACTTTTATATATGGTTAGTGATGCCTCTATAGAAAATATTAATAAATTTGTAAGTAGGGGCGGTACATTCATAACAACATTCTTTAGTGGCATTGTTGATGAAAATGATATTGTAAGACTTGGTGGATATCCAGGTGCCTTTAAGGAACTGCTTGGTATATGGGTAGAAGAGGTTGATGCACTATATCCTGATATGAAGAATGGAATAAGGGTAGAAAAGCAACTGGAGGAAAATGAGAAAACCTTTGAATGTAAATTAATATGCGAAGTAGTTCACAATGAAAATGCAATTGTACTAGGAACCTTCACAGAAGATTACTATAAAGGCTTACCTGCAATAACAGAGAATTCTTATGGAAGTGGAAAGGCCATATATGTTGCATCGGAACCAGAGGACAATTTAATAAAAGTATTAATTGAAAAATATTGCGGAGAAAAGAATATCAAACCTATATTAAAAACTGATGCAGAGGTAGAGATAACTAGAAGAGTGAAGGAAAATAATGAATATATATTTATATTAAACCACAGCAATATTTTACAAAAGGTATCACTTGGAAAAAACTCATACACTAATTTATTTAATGGAGAGATTTTAGAAAATGAAATAGAAATTGAACCAAAGGATGTATTAATTTTAAAAAACTTGGGTTAGCTACCCGAGTTTATACTATTCAGAATACCTTTGGTTACTACCTGCTAGATTCCTAAGCTTCGAAGAATTTAAAAATATTTATACTTCTTTCTAAATTCTCCAGTTGTCAAATGTATTTGTTTCTAGAGGCGGAGGTCAAGTTCCTTTCATCTCATTGAACTATGGTTTAGACACTTCAAGAGAGGGAAGAATGGTAGTAAAAAATATGCTGCTAGCCACTCGAAAAGGGCGGTTAATCCACCGAAGCAGGTATATGCACACCAACGTTAATTATTTAAAAAGGCTGATCTTAAATCGATCAGTCTTTTTTTGAGTTATCCTATATTGATCTAAAGCTGATTAGTAATTAGTTGTTGAATTCACAGTGTTTCTAGTAAAATGACAATTCGAATAATATGGGTGTCTTAATGGGAAAGCTTCTTAAAGTTTTAATGAATAAAGACCAACAGATGAGCATTAAGGGAATTGGTTTAAAAACAGATTAGTATAATTTACTGTATTGAAATTGGCTAATCGAGTACCAAGAGTTATTATTGAATTTTACTACTTTGAACATGTACCCGCTAATATGAATCAGCAGTAAAGTCATCTTGATGCTGTAGATTATATAAAGGTGAACAAAGCTACATCTTTAGTTAACATTTTTTCTACTATAAGCAATTCACGCATGTGGAGTGCGTTTGTGTATTAAATAGGGCCGATTAAGGCTAAATAGGTTTAGTCAGGGATGTAATGTATTGAAAAGAGTAAGATCACAAGGCGGTGAAAGGTTTCTGCGTAAATCGTGAAAATTATAACGAATGATTGAGCAAATTCCAACAAGATGCTCTTGATGTGTATGATTGATGGCAGTGTACCAATATCTTGAGCAACATAATTAGATAAGAATTTATAAAACAAGACGTATTTTAAAGCCAAACTACATCAGCTTGTAAAAGAAAACTCATTTGCAATAATAAAATGCAAATGAGTTTCTATACTATTCCGAGGCGGAGCTTGTTGGTTTTTATTTATTATTAATTCAATAAAAACAATTTTAAAAGATAAAAATCCTAATTCCTAAAATTAATTTCATCGTAGAATGACATCCCTCCCAAATTTTTCGTGAATTTTACAAAAAAATGTCACTAATCTATCAAATGTTGTGCGAAAATACATGTTAACTACTTTTAAAATAAATATGGGATAAAATTTTTTTGTAGTATATGTGAATTATTTCACATAAGATCGAAAAAATGGAGGAGTTAAGATGAATTATCAAAACTTGTTCAATGAAGGTAAAATAGGTAATCTAACAGTGAAAAACAGAATTGTCATGCCACCCATGGGAACGAATCTAGCTGGTATTGAAGGTGAAGTCACTGATCATCTAATTGCCT
The DNA window shown above is from Neobacillus sp. WH10 and carries:
- a CDS encoding beta-galactosidase, with the protein product MIHDKIKGFFYGADYNPDQWDEEVWREDIRQMKVHGVNVVTLPVFSWAKLQPSEEEFDFSWLDKIVNLLYENGIFINMATPTAAQPAWMSKKYPDITRTDIYGRKRKHGGRVNFCPNSPNYKRLSSTIAGKMAEHYKNNPAIVLWHVNNEYGAYCYCENCRQAFIQWLKNKYTTLENLNRCWYTSFWGHTIYDFDEIEVPFALTEILPGALAGRDGTYFQPMAIDYKRFMSNSMLECFDGEVQEIRKYHKETSITTNIWSISHELDLFRWGEQCDVASWDSYPSNKDHPSVIAFRHDVIRGIKKGKPFLLMEQTPSQQNWQAYNAQKRPGVMRLLSYQCIAHGADGIMFFQWRQSLGACEKFHAAMVPHVGHENTRIGKELSKLGNELQYLQDKIIDARTESKVAIIMDWANWWGVEYSSGPSVDLTYIDRIMKYYKALYDLNIPLDIVEPTSDLSKYEIVIAPLLYMVSDASIENINKFVSRGGTFITTFFSGIVDENDIVRLGGYPGAFKELLGIWVEEVDALYPDMKNGIRVEKQLEENEKTFECKLICEVVHNENAIVLGTFTEDYYKGLPAITENSYGSGKAIYVASEPEDNLIKVLIEKYCGEKNIKPILKTDAEVEITRRVKENNEYIFILNHSNILQKVSLGKNSYTNLFNGEILENEIEIEPKDVLILKNLG